One genomic segment of Mangifera indica cultivar Alphonso chromosome 6, CATAS_Mindica_2.1, whole genome shotgun sequence includes these proteins:
- the LOC123217938 gene encoding uncharacterized protein LOC123217938: MFRLTKSNSLQSLSHQFTQKCYASGTPKGKAKLKAGVQLKRNKISTKKGSSAAAKPYVPDEKQKLYEQCLNAPTPVRYLTPKERKREIEREKLGLVSKDRLREIEILKKGGKASMGISDEPMIMGTPGLDLISLGLVDAEKIPKYELTVEDGRRLAKEYSRVLMRRHRARQAAESTLLRLKKEAIEALPEGLKEAALVPDLTPFPVNRFMATLTPPIEGYLEKVREATRRSSGSEKLR; this comes from the coding sequence ATGTTCAGATTGACCAAATCAAACTCTCTTCAGAGCCTTTCTCACCAATTTACTCAAAAATGCTATGCAAGTGGAACCCCAAAAGGGAAAGCCAAATTGAAAGCTGGGGTGCAATTGAAACGCAACAAAATCTCAACCAAGAAAGGCTCATCAGCAGCCGCAAAACCGTATGTGCCTGATGAGAAGCAAAAATTATACGAACAATGCCTCAATGCCCCAACACCCGTACGGTATCTCACCCCAAAAGAGCGTAAACGAGAGATTGAGCGGGAAAAATTGGGTCTTGTGAGCAAAGATAGACTGCGAGAAATTGAGATTTTGAAGAAAGGGGGAAAAGCGTCTATGGGTATTAGTGATGAGCCCATGATAATGGGAACTCCGGGATTGGACTTGATTTCACTTGGGTTGGTTGATGCTGAGAAAATTCCGAAGTATGAGTTGACGGTTGAGGATGGGCGACGGTTGGCCAAGGAATATAGTCGGGTTTTGATGAGGAGGCATCGGGCTAGGCAGGCTGCGGAATCGACCCTTTTGAGGTTGAAGAAGGAGGCAATTGAGGCGTTGCCTGAAGGGTTGAAGGAGGCGGCTTTGGTGCCAGATTTGACGCCGTTTCCGGTGAATAGGTTTATGGCTACGCTCACGCCACCTATCGAAGGGTACTTGGAGAAGGTTAGAGAAGCTACAAGGAGAAGCTCTGGGAGTGAGAAGCTCAGATGA